The Saccharomyces mikatae IFO 1815 strain IFO1815 genome assembly, chromosome: 11 genome has a segment encoding these proteins:
- the SMKI11G0020 gene encoding uncharacterized protein, with protein sequence MAESKSRPQGYEELFETEPIVLPRDTYLNWFSYFFKQHIQLFYFMFFHSVVVIVFGYITFHFEDDLVVFLACFFMVLGFGLLFFYIPLCLDMGGPKYVLDGLDFNCKMNLLVQVIEHKPSISIDTWNRIAYNMNQYAYEHHLFPENSLFYDGSSCYKVFRELAIVPCADRSSNGDNANINQKMKSDTDTSKTNKGYSNKNFELQSYIAKALAVYKESVNNYWAEKYPEVTI encoded by the coding sequence ATGGCCGAATCTAAATCGAGACCCCAAGGATATGAAGAGCTCTTCGAAACAGAGCCCATTGTTCTTCCGAGGGATACATACCTCAACTggttttcttatttcttcaaacaGCATATCCaacttttctatttcatgTTCTTTCATAGCGTTGTGGTCATCGTATTCGGCTATATAACATTCCATTTTGAGGATGATTTGGTGGTTTTTTTAGCTTGTTTTTTCATGGTGCTAGGATTTGGtcttttattcttctaCATACCTTTATGCTTGGATATGGGTGGGCCAAAATACGTATTGGATGGTCTTGATTTTAACTGTAAGATGAATTTATTAGTGCAAGTAATAGAACATAAGCCCAGTATCAGCATAGACACATGGAACCGAATCGCATATAACATGAACCAGTATGCATACGAACATCATCTATTTCCAGAAAACTCACTTTTTTACGACGGTAGTTCATGCTATAAGGTCTTCAGAGAATTGGCCATCGTTCCATGCGCTGATAGAAGCTCTAACGGGGATAATGCCAATATCAAtcagaaaatgaaaagtgaTACAGATACTTCAAAAACTAATAAGGGCTATTCTAATAAAAACTTCGAATTGCAATCCTACATTGCAAAAGCGTTGGCTGTTTACAAAGAATCGGTCAACAATTACTGGGCAGAGAAATACCCAGAGGTCACGATTTAG
- the SMKI11G0010 gene encoding uncharacterized protein, which translates to MTNKLDRNAPRQQSMSSESNTSETKINLSGPNKYRQWLYGVETAAEYADEYMSELVHTGDIHSMKMDYNLSANDESFVKTIFNSFLVKLYEKTIVGEAAYEMNWICDDSPGRVSAYDIFSYFKENYNEVTIGSRLTLIEDLPNISSKSVDKIVFYLKTLFTMLEDSSEEQDRKKQRDTNIALLLMAFLPQLKESFHEKFGDSKSLQLSQVIRFCKLKTSSGSSSLVSDALVAQDKRSYQKKGNKGCLICGADCRLSNSSLLKRRLPEARSLSYILMTS; encoded by the coding sequence ATGACTAATAAGCTAGATCGCAATGCCCCACGTCAACAGTCTATGAGCTCTGAAAGCAACACTTCTGAGACTAAAATCAATCTATCTGGTCCTAACAAGTATAGGCAATGGCTGTACGGTGTCGAGACAGCTGCTGAATATGCTGATGAATATATGAGCGAATTAGTGCATACCGGAGATATCCACTCAATGAAAATGGATTACAATCTCAGTGCGAATGATGAAAGTTTTGTCAAGACCATATTCAATAGTTTCCTGGTCAAGCTTTATGAGAAAACTATTGTTGGTGAAGCTGCATACGAAATGAACTGGATATGTGATGATTCACCTGGAAGGGTCTCTGCTTATGACATCTTTTCGtacttcaaagaaaactatAATGAAGTCACTATTGGATCCAGGCTTACTCTTATAGAGGATTTACCAAATATATCTTCTAAGTCTGTAGATAAAATCGTTTTCTATTTGAAAACTCTTTTCACAATGCTGGAAGACAGCAGTGAGGAACAGGacagaaagaaacaacGTGATACAAATATTGCATTGCTATTGATGGCTTTCCTACCTCAACTaaaagaatcttttcaCGAGAAGTTCGGTGACTCCAAGTCTCTTCAACTATCACAAGTCATTAGATTTTGTAAATTAAAGACTTCATCGGGCTCTTCCTCTTTAGTATCCGACGCATTGGTTGCGCAAGACAAAAGAAGTtatcaaaagaaaggaaataaagGATGTCTGATTTGTGGTGCCGACTGTCGCTTAAGCAACAGTTCTCTGCTTAAGAGAAGGCTCCCGGAAGCCAGATCTTTAAGTTATATCCTAATGACAAGTTAA
- the SMKI11G0030 gene encoding uncharacterized protein, whose product MKKQELNRGNNGGRQTRKKPAKSCLFCRLRKLKCDRGRPSCGSCSSRHQKSCNYEDNSSAKENQLRAKYRRCSKFEMARRIEELESQIEKHAESEIHRGQNPLYNIRYLSSKHDRHIIYGPTSYRAILANQKDTFAKYREEIWKVLKVSRNTWKREHHYSTLSEISYIETAPSHTDSSSVIESVCKSLPTYEVLRQCLIDFFASHFYHSYQIVHEERVLKDLQDCFIQGPKDHKTGCHEIIALSLDSKKNYYKVGVMTAILCLASHPKKVPEAIEIFHRILTSFISAKVFYIERAQFLFLRYLYINVAGLDGGDQSHCIFIHGLTVDTAIHMGLNEDLRHLFMNENHPIEEITYLERLWLWILFTDVKISLSTGIPMRINDDFVDKVRLENYSSPRDILLYKTTLKLRSIMKQIHARDISPNIPFIIEDLKNFTKKVFKPLYFYLNTSNLDGNEFTELQLWHTTLLMIASLSNLYTLTHQGYNTIMLNSSVLAPLNSLHLCFKVLEGYLKLDNNNVSSDSACFPKKWTHLINALFLVYMNAFRSLIQIYTIFLQSMEDKNLKLFMRKNIFTKNQAICPGDIEGPYDKCISLKIVFKEMVNMFDRIHQENLKPLAEVWQNSYYFSIIISMEKIGRRTFGKAIQYIDEELEAEENASENNLTTIFHNLEDPLLEFPENFIDDILGPSGNFFDANIHGWSSFEEFFP is encoded by the coding sequence atgaagaaacagGAACTCAATCGAGGAAACAATGGTGGTAGACAAACTAGAAAAAAGCCTGCAAAGTCATGTCTGTTTTGCAGGTTAAGAAAGCTGAAATGTGATAGAGGAAGGCCTTCATGTGGGAGTTGCTCTTCTAGACACCAGAAATCATGCAATTATGAAGATAACTCTTCCGCGAAAGAGAATCAACTGAGAGCGAAATACAGAAGATGCTCAAAGTTTGAAATGGCCCGTCGTATTGAAGAGCTTGAGTCACAGATAGAAAAACACGCCGAGTCTGAAATTCATCGAGGACAGAATCCTCTTTACAACATAAGGTATCTATCTTCGAAACACGATAGACACATTATTTATGGGCCGACGTCGTATCGAGCAATATTAGCGAACCAAAAAGACACTTTTGCCAAATATAGGGAGGAAATATGGAAAGTTCTAAAGGTCAGTCGTAACACCTGGAAAAGAGAACATCATTACTCAACACTTTCAGAAATTAGTTACATTGAAACGGCCCCATCGCATACAGATTCATCGAGTGTTATTGAATCCGTGTGCAAATCGCTGCCAACCTATGAGGTTTTGCGTCAATGTctaattgatttttttgctaGCCATTTTTACCACAGTTACCAGATTGTTCACGAGGAAAGAGTATTAAAAGACCTGCAAGATTGTTTTATTCAAGGCCCAAAAGATCATAAAACAGGCTGCCATGAAATAATTGCTTTGAGCCTAGACAGTAAAAAGAATTACTACAAAGTGGGTGTAATGACGGCGATTTTGTGCTTAGCATCCCATCCGAAGAAAGTGCCAGAGGCTATCGAAATCTTTCATAGAATTTTAACGTCGTTTATTTCGGCTAAGGTTTTTTACATTGAACGTGCacaatttttatttttacgTTACTTGTATATAAACGTGGCAGGTCTTGACGGTGGTGATCAATCACACTGCATATTTATTCATGGACTGACAGTCGACACTGCTATCCATATGGGTCTAAATGAAGATCTTCGTCATCTATTCATGAATGAGAATCATCCAATTGAGGAAATCACTTATTTGGAGAGGCTATGGTTATGGATATTATTCACAGACGTCAAAATTTCGCTTTCTACAGGCATTCCAATGCGCATCAACGATGACTTTGTAGACAAGGTTCGTTTAGAGAATTATTCTTCACCAAGAGATATCCTTCTTTATAAAACAACATTGAAACTAAGAAGTATTATGAAACAAATTCATGCCCGTGATATATCGCCTAACATCCCATTTATTATTGaagacttgaaaaatttcaccaaGAAGGTGTTCAAGCCGTTGTATTTTTACTTGAATACATCTAACTTAGATGGGAATGAGTTTACAGAGCTACAGCTATGGCATACAACACTCCTTATGATAGCAAGCTTATCCAATCTTTATACTTTGACGCATCAGGGTTATAATACAATAATGTTGAATTCCAGTGTGCTGGCCCCATTAAACTCATTACATTTGTGCTTCAAAGTGCTTGAAGGCTATTTAAAATTGGATAATAATAACGTATCTTCTGATTCAGCTTGTTTCCCCAAAAAGTGGACCCATTTGATCAACGcattatttcttgtttacaTGAATGCTTTTCGATCATTGATTCAGATCTACACCATATTTCTGCAGTCCATGGAGGATAAAAATCTCAAATTATTCATGCGGAAGAATATATTCACAAAAAATCAGGCTATATGTCCTGGGGATATTGAAGGCCCATATGACAAATGCATTTCACTGAAGATtgtattcaaagaaatggtAAATATGTTCGACCGTATTCACCAAGAAAACCTAAAGCCTCTTGCTGAAGTTTGGCAGAATTCCTATTACTTTTCCATTATTATATCAATGGAGAAGAtaggaagaagaacttttGGTAAGGCGATACAATACATCGACGAGGAGCTCGAGGCAGAAGAAAACGCGTCTGAGAATAATTTAACCACAATATTCCATAATTTAGAGGATCCTCTGCTGGAGTTCCCGGAAAATTTCATCGATGATATATTAGGACCATCAGGTAATTTTTTCGATGCAAATATTCACGGATGGAGTAGTTTTGAGGAGTTCTTTCCTTAA